The following coding sequences are from one Nicotiana tabacum cultivar K326 chromosome 1, ASM71507v2, whole genome shotgun sequence window:
- the LOC107795104 gene encoding putative caffeoyl-CoA O-methyltransferase At4g26220, translated as MEDKTKLMSTKGLLQSQELYEYILETNVYPRELEPLKEIRDITANHPRCLMATAPDAGQMISMLLDLVNAKKTIEIGVFTGYSLLLTALTIPDDGKITAIDLDQDAYEMGLPVIKKAGVEHKINFIQSPALPVLDKLLEDNDNKESFDFAFIDADKVNYQKYHERLLQLVKVGSIIVYDNTLWSGTVAMPEESVSESLKEVRHHTIEFNKFLAADTRIRLSQVPLGDGITICRRL; from the exons ATGGAAGACAAGACGAAGTTGATGTCTACCAAGGGACTGCTTCAGAGTCAAGAATTGTATGAG TATATTCTGGAGACTAATGTGTATCCGCGCGAACTAGAGCCTCTCAAAGAGATTAGAGATATTACTGCCAATCATCCACG ATGTCTGATGGCGACTGCACCAGATGCTGGCCAAATGATATCCATGCTATTGGATCTAGTAAACGCCAAAAAGACAATAGAAATTGGAGTGTTCACAGGATATTCCTTGCTACTTACAGCTCTTACAATTCCTGATGATGGCAAG ATTACTGCCATAGACCTTGATCAGGATGCATATGAGATGGGATTGCCAGTAATCAAAAAAGCTGGAGTTGAACACAAAATCAATTTCATCCAATCTCCAGCTTTACCAGTCCTTGACAAACTGTTGGAAGAT AATGACAACAAAGAAAGTTTTGACTTTGCATTCATTGACGCGGACAAAGTGAATTATCAAAAGTATCACGAGAGATTGCTGCAGCTTGTGAAGGTTGGAAGTATAATAGTATATGATAATACATTGTGGTCTGGAACTGTTGCAATGCCAGAGGAGTCTGTTTCAGAATCATTGAAGGAAGTCAGGCATCACACCATTGAGTTTAACAAGTTCCTGGCTGCTGATACCCGCATTCGACTTTCTCAAGTACCTTTAGGGGATGGTATTACAATCTGCAGGCGCCTGTGA